DNA sequence from the Candidatus Methylomirabilota bacterium genome:
ATCAGCGCGTAGGTGTTCCCGGTGATCAGGCCGCTCGCGAGCGCGTCGAGCACGCGTCAGCGAGTCAGTTGAGGAGCCTGAACTTCCCGTCCCTGACGACGATGGGAGCCAGGGCGCCCACGCCGACCCGCCGGATCTCGTTGAACTTGAAGGGCCCGAACGTGACGCTCGGGATCCCCTCCCCCTTCAGGAGCGCCTGCTGGATGCCCTCGCGGCTGAACCCGCCCCGCTCGGTCGCCCAGGCCATGATCTTCACCCCGTCGTACCCGATACTCGCGAAGAAGTCGGGCTCCTCGTTGTGCTTGGCCCGGTATCCCGCGACGAACTTCTGGATGTCGGGACGTCCGGCTTCCGGAAAGAAGAGCGTCTGGGTCAACACACCATTGACCGCGTCACCGCCGAGCTTCATGAACTGCGGCGAGTAGCAGGCCTCGCTGACGATGATCTTGCTCTCGACCCCGGCCTGCTTGGCCTGCTGCACCAGCAGGGCCCCGTCGGTGTAGTACGCGATGAGGACGAGCACCTCCGGCTTCGCGGCGCGAACCTTCGCCAGCAGGGCGCGAAAGTCCTTCTCGGTCTCCAGGTAGCTGTCGGCCAGCACGACCTGTCCACCCAGCTCCTTCAGCTTCTCGACATAGATGCTCTGGACGACCTTGCCCCAGTCCGTGTTCCGGTAGAGGACCGCCTGCGTCTTGCCGAGCCGGTTGACCGCGATGGTCGCGAGCGACGCCGCGATCTGCCGCTGGCTCATCTGGTTGGCGAAGATGAACTCGCCCGCCTTGGTGAGGTCCGGGTGCGAGCCCATGCTCATCTGCACCATCCGCGCCTTCTGGAAGACCGGCGAGGCGGCCATGATGGCCGGCGTCGGAATGTCCCCCAGCACGGCCAGGATTCGCCTGTCGTCCACGAACTTCTGGGCGATCGCCACCGTCTGCTTCGGGTCTCCCTGGGAGTCCTCGTAGACCAGCTCGATCTTTCGCCCCTTGATGCCTCCGGCCTCGTTGATCTCCTCGACGGCCACCGTCTGCGCCTTGCGCCACGTGCGGCCGAACTCGGCCATGCTCCCGCTCAGCGGGACCGAGACGCCGAAGACCGCGGCATCCTCGGCATGGGCGACCTGAATACTCTTCAGCGTGGCCGCCAGCCCGGCCATGCTCAGCAGGAAGCGTCTGCGGGTCGGCATCGTCGAGTCCCCCTTGGACGCGCTTTCGTAGCACACTGCCGGTGTTCCATCAAGCCGGGCTCGAGGGGGAGCGAAGGCAGCCGCCCACCGCTGGTACGGGACGCGGCGAGCGTCGGTCGCGGCGGACCGAGGCACACCCGGCATCGCACGTATACTGGCGGGAGAGCGTTCGACCACTGCTCGAGTGAGGAGCTCATGG
Encoded proteins:
- a CDS encoding ABC transporter substrate-binding protein, giving the protein MPTRRRFLLSMAGLAATLKSIQVAHAEDAAVFGVSVPLSGSMAEFGRTWRKAQTVAVEEINEAGGIKGRKIELVYEDSQGDPKQTVAIAQKFVDDRRILAVLGDIPTPAIMAASPVFQKARMVQMSMGSHPDLTKAGEFIFANQMSQRQIAASLATIAVNRLGKTQAVLYRNTDWGKVVQSIYVEKLKELGGQVVLADSYLETEKDFRALLAKVRAAKPEVLVLIAYYTDGALLVQQAKQAGVESKIIVSEACYSPQFMKLGGDAVNGVLTQTLFFPEAGRPDIQKFVAGYRAKHNEEPDFFASIGYDGVKIMAWATERGGFSREGIQQALLKGEGIPSVTFGPFKFNEIRRVGVGALAPIVVRDGKFRLLN